AagtcatttttttaaatgaaactAAGCTATAATTAATCCTACGTTGGATTTGATATGATATCATTATCAACTAGTAACCATATATATTCAGtgtgtacttttttttaatgacTAACGTTGTTGAAAATGGAATTCTTGTCAGTCAAGAAAACAATATTAGGAAAATAAACATGAGAAAAGTTGAATTCTTATTGGCAGTGGCCAAGAAAAAGTAATTCATACAATTATTGCATGTGAATGCATAATAAAGCATTCTCCCACTTAATCAAATCATGGGGATTGTGAATTCAAACacaatattgaaaaaataagcTACATTGATTAATTGCTCAATTTATATTCTTCAGTCCACATCTTTTACTCAAAAGTGGTATCTTGACTTCATAAAGTCGAGAAGTTCTCTAATCATATATTCTCATTAActtgtaaattatttttaatgaaaaataccaagttcattaaaaataaattaaattaaatttagttatattcatgaattaaattttttaccaACTTGCCAAACACACATTAATGCTAAAGCACGATGATACAGGTGCTATAGTCAGGATATTTTATTATACTAAGTATTTTTCAAAAATGCTATAAACAGGTGCTAATTAATCTCAGCTAGTTATCTTTAATTTATGCTGTTTCCACTAATCTCTGTCTTGGTTCAGCTAGTGATTGATTTAtccctttgtttttttttggctgtgtgtgtgtgtggatcATGTGAGTTTTGATAGATTTATCGGAATAATTTGTTGTAGGTATGTTACATGATCTTACAATTTTATATATGCTGTCTATTTCAGAAATAGGGAAGTGATCTCATATAGAATTTCATTATCAGTTGTCTAAAAAAACAGAGTTTGGTgtatattttcaaatctattgTTGCATTTCTTGATTTTAATAGTTACTCAAACTGTGGCTAGTGGCTTTCTTTAATTCCCTGGAGATATTTGAGATATAGCTTTGTTCATATTGGGGTTTTGATGTAATATATGGGTGAGATTTGTTTATCAGTTATGCAATTAatatttatacttttatttataaggacgttatttattgattttgataaATGTTGGCTTCCTTTCATTATCTTGTGAGAGCGTCTAATGTTTCGCTACTACTCAAGTATTGTGATTCGTGTATAGCTTTATTGTTGTACATATTTGGGAAATGCATGTACATTGAGGCAGCGGCGGATACAGGTGGGGTCGCGCGGGGCGGCCGCCCGCCGTCCCCGAGAACCGCCGGAAGACTCCTCCCAACAGCCCCCGACCCCACGGCATCCGGAACTCCGCCCCATGATTCATCCTCAGACCTCAAGCAGCGCAGCTTTTCCGATGACCTCCACTGTTATTTCCTTTCCCTTCTTCTTTTATGTAATGGGCTTAGGTTTGgactttttattaattaaaaaatgatcaatacttttctttttaacaattttatctttatataagagtttaaactttatttataaataagaaTTCTCGGTTTCTAGTTTAGTTGGTCATCTTTTAATCAtgtttattacttttttacttttattttgagtagtttttttattatcttttaatCATGTATtagtttttacttttattttaataatagtaactaataaattttttatcaaatttgaataaatataataattgcttttaatcattgattttaattacttttcatttAGATTAATGGatacatttcttttataaagATTTTGCACTTTCGTCTGTTTTTCTATACTAATGTTAAACACGACTAAAAGATACATATTCATAACTATTTTCAATGAAATAAGTTTAAGTTAGcttcaaaatataaatactcATAGAAGTTCGTGCTGAATATAAAATAGGGATATTTCAtttgtaatgtatttttattactattttatatatttaatatattatattaattttctcGTCCGATCATACCATTTttaattcctggatccgccattgcatTGAGGGAAggtaattttaatattttaaaatgattaGTGTTATACTCTAAAATATTTTATGTTAGTCAACCTCTCTCAGTCATATAAACGCCCATTCAATTTATAATCAACAATTTGCAGtggatatatatacatatataatgaagttataataaaatacaataTGACTCCTCCAACACATTAATGGCAATTGTCATTTGTAAAGGTCAACTAATAGTTTATTTTTACACGGTTAAAATAACAGTTGAAAACTGTTGCAATCTCACACTATTTGTTGCTTCTCAGAGAAACAGCATCCATTAATCATAGAAAGGCCAACTCTATTTTTCTGATTAATAATAATTAGACGACAAATTCAAATTAGTTGTTGTCGTTGACAGCCAGCTCAATAATCAATTATGATAAagccataaatattttttaaatggaaCAACGATTTATGATTGGGTCGGTTTATTCCATCCTTCATTAAGTATTCATGTGATGATGTAAATTATTTTATGTAAGCAATGGaacattttcttgattttttattaGTAACATATTTAATTTCTACTACAAGTATACgattaattataattacaaGCTACGATTTTGGTAAATGTCAACCATAGACTTATACTTTTTCAAAGTCGATGCCTTTTCCCCACGTAAAGTCTCTTTGCTTGGTCTTTTCAGTTTACAACTGAATATATTTTTTGATTAGAAATTTAATATAATCTGTTTATCATGTATTTAGAGCAAAACGTCCTCATACTTTGAATCTTTATTTCGTTATATTATGTCCGATTAGTATAAATGAccacaaacataaaaaatagtcaTCTTTGAAAATTGGCAATTCACAGCTAATAACATAATTAGTTGTaaatttagttttaaatttgCCAATTCAGGGAAAACTGTTTTTAAGTCATGAAAATggctatttttaatatttacaacttAACTTTTCATATCTTTACTGTAATATAacaatgaatattttaatacattaagtCTAGAATAATCCAATCACCTTCCAAGATTTTCCTCAGAGTgatactaaaaatatcacaaaatttcCCAAGTAAAATCCAACAAATTAAAAACACACAGCACATCTACAAAATAAAATGCGAAATACTTTTAAAGCAAACTATATCATCGGTAAAGCATCATTATAAGCCTAGAATTTTAGAGAAAAAAATGCCCCATCAAAACATAAGATCGACTACTAGAAAATAATCAACATCTAAATAATTGAAAACATACATATACACTTGCAAGAAATCCACTTGCAAGGGCAAATAGAATATGATTTCGTAAGATATTTATCTTTATCTCTATAAAATCTAAATACATTATAATATAGCCTATAggattaaatataataataaaaaattttagtTTAGAAAATGGTAAGTATTCGTATAAATTTTCATAGCGACCAAGTAGTTGGCTACCAACACGTACAAAAAACCAGAAATATTAATGTTAATATTAAATGGGTCCCACTTCATCTAATTAAACCCTAATCAATACTAATAAATGAGAACAAAATTACGACTTAAATGGGTCCCACCCCATCTAATTAAACCCTAATccataaataaatgaaaattccCCCACAGCCATGGCCGCTACTTTCTCTCTCATCATCACTGCTTGTCTCACTCTCATGACTCTTTTTTTAATCTCTTCTTTACTTTACTCTTCACAGGCATTCTCTGAGTAAAGCGAATAAAAGCCTAGGGTTCCAACTTTTTCTCCCATGAACCACTGATTATCAACAGCTTCTccacattttacttcattgtttcccTTCTACTTCACGTTCACTTGCTCAAAGTTCGGTTTTGTAGCTATTATGGTGATTTAATCGACCTTCCCCACTTTTTCCCCTTATTTGGTGCAATTCTTCTtcaattttggagggagttagTTGCTTTAAGGGTCAAGAAAGCGAAAATGCCGTGAGTTCATTTATTGGGATTTTTGCTTTTTGGGAGACGTACATGTGAAGCTTAATTGTGGTGTTTTAGTATGATTTCCTTGCTAATTTTTCAACTTGGAGTTGTTGAATCCTTTATTTAACTCTGTGGAGAAGGAATATTCTGGATCTTTTGTCGCTCTTGTTTATGCCACTTTGTTTGCTCAGACTCTGTCGATTCGCAATTGGGATCGCTTTTGCCGACTTATAGTAGCTGAAACTAAGTTAGATTTAGGAAATGCTTTGCAGATAAGTAGATGCCGCATAGCACATTTTGCGGTTGTGCTTATTGTTTATTAGTCAGTACATTTTAGGGATTTTAGGCGATGGAGGATATTGGGCTGTTCAATCAAGGGTTGAAATGGCTGCAATCGAAGGACTGTTATTCTGTAGCGAGGACTGCTGCGAGCTGTTTAAGAGACAAGATTGGGATTTTCAAGGAGCGGCATTGGCCGATGGTTTGTTGTGGATGCGCGAAATTCGGGAGAGGTCTTCTGTTCTTGTTGGTGTATTGGAAAAACTGCTCTATTTCTGGATTCCAGTCTTTTGCTGGGCTCGGATCAGCGGCTCTGCTTGTCATAATGTGGAGTTGCTTCCTGAGCTTGACATCGATGTCATGTCTTCTATATGTGCTTCTTAGTATGGTATGTTTTCCAGTCTCATTAATTGGTTGTCAAATCAATATTCTTGGAATTGCTTTTTTTTTGTGATGCATATTTATGTACTAGCTGGTTGGGATTTCCAAGATCTGATTTTTTTGTAGTCCTTGGGCAATTTGTGATTGatctaaattaaatgttttgtgATTCCATGGACTTTGAATGATTTGGATCAGTTAAATTTAGGGGTCATTTGGAGAAACTTCTTCTAATTCGGTAAAGATAGAGGGGAGTCTCCACCACTTATCCCAAgcagaaaaatgaaaataaaataaggggAGATTTTTCTTTACCATTAACAGAaatgttttttctttctttctctgtGAAGATCGAAGATTTGTCTTTGAAACTTTCATACTCGATTATATAGTGTTTTGTAATTACAGAGGGCATGGTTCCATTATTCTTGTGGTAAATTGGTATGATTCATATTGCCCATCTTTTGCTCTTTAGAAGGTTTGAGGAATTTTGTCAAAGAGTGCAGCATTAGTTGGTTTTGCACAATTTTATTCACTTACCTTTGATATTGTTTTATGGTAGGATTATATAGCAAATGCTAAACTTTTTCCTACAATTGTATCTCTAGACTCTACCGAAGTGTACTATGTGGCCTACGTAGCAGCTACTTTTGGCTACTCACTATTTGTTTGTGTGCTTGCAGGGAGCGGCTGGGGCTGCTGTTCAGTATTTAGGCTACACTCCTGGACTTTTTATTGTGGGGCTGTTTGCCATTCTAATTTTATGGATGTATGCTAACTTTTGGATAACTGGTGCCTTGTTTATAGTTGGTGGTATGCCTCGCTTCTTTATGATTATATCGAACTCGGTGCACTCTTCCACAAGTCTATCTCAGCCTTCTTTCTATCTTGTTCTTAGTTCTTATATCTATTCCATTTTCAGATTCATTTGTTTATCATCTTCAATGTAAATATTGGTTTGTCCTTAGTCCTTACTCCTCAGGTTGAATATTCGAATTGGAACTTACCTACTAATTGGCTTCTCAAAATAAGTGGTGGAACATTTCCAAATGATTGGTTTTACCTATTATTGACTATAGACTGATCATTTTTCTTAGATTTGTTTTCTCTTGCTTCTACCTTTTCCAGTATTTTAGCATTTTCTTGTAGAATCTGCTGATAACATCAAGACTTTGGGTATGCAGGCTATCTGTTTTCATTGAATCACGCACGGCTGGTGGTGTTCATGGCAACATTGTATTCTATGTATTGCGTCAAAAGCCAAGTAGGATGGCTTGGAGTTTTTCTCGCAATTAATCTCGCGTTCCTATCTAATGATGTGTTGAACTATTTAATCAAGTGGTGTGATAATTTAAGTGAAAGTACTCATTTTGAGGAGCATAAGGAAGCTGATTCATTTACAGAAAATGATTTTTGCACCAAGTGTGATTACTCTGCTCCTACTGAAGTAGAAACAGAAGAAGAGAAGCTAAAATCATGTAAATCAGCCACTAAGCCTGCTAGTCCTTCACTGATTGTTGAAAAGCCAAAGGAAGTTGCTTCTAAGGCTGTGGTTAGAGAGGATGGAAGTTCCCAGATTGAGATGCAGAGGATTTTAAGTAGTGGCAATCACTATGAAGCCCTTGGGTTTCTCCGCCATAAGAAGATTGATGttatattattgaagaaggaATACCGAAAAAAGGTATGCGAGTTTTATTTTTGCTCATGCAAATTATCTTTATAATACCTTGTTTGTGGTATCAGTTATTCCCCTCAAAATAACTGCTTGGTATCAGTTTCTTATGCAACTTCACATTTTGCATATCTTCAGGCCATGCTTGTGCACCCCGACAAAAATATGGGAAGTCCACTTGCAAGTGAATCATTTAAGAAACTTCAAAGTGCATATGAGGTGAGTAAATCTTCTTATTTCTTGTCTGCAAGAAATTTCTGAAAAGAATTGTGGGTATATATTTCCTTGGAAGCTGATGTTGGCAATAATTGTAGGTTCTTTCTGATGCTGTGAAGAAGAGGGACTATGACGAGCAGCTCAAAAAAGAAGAATCAAAGTTTGTTATGCAGAAATCAGCTAGCACTTCTTATCAGGTAAAGcttgattaaatatgtattgcAATGTATGCGCATCAGGGTAGGTTTTCAATTGTAGAATGCGTTTTAATCTGGGTTTGAACTGTGCACCACTGGGGGATGTCTATCTAGTTATTTGATTATCACTTATTTCTTGGACTATGTCAGAATGGCAGAAAATAGATAATTGTATATTTCATGATGCAGACTACTGATTTTTGCTCTGAGGAGTCAAGGCGCATACAGTGCACGAAGTGTGGCAATTCTCATATTTGGGTTTGTACAAACAGAACCAAGGCAAAAGCTAGATGGTGTCAGGTTTGAAAACCCCTTTATAACTTGCAGAGTTATTGTCATTTGATTTGTACTCTATACCAATTGTTATGGTTTTTGGGTGTAGGATTGCTGCCAGTATCATCAAGCTAAAGATGGCGATGGATGGGTTGAGAACAAGGGCTCACTTGTGTTTGATCGGCTGCAAAAGGTATAGCTTGAAATTTACATGCTATAGTCACTAGAAATATCTTACTTCTTGATTTGGGCTCTGAGCTAGACGAAACTTACTAGTAGCTTTGAGTATTTACCTTCTTGTTTAGTAGTCTACCTGATTTGGGGATGCTTGTTTATCCAATATTACGAGGGAGAAAATCCTAATGTTCAGTGTTTACCAACTTCTTCTGAAGTGTGTACTACCTTTCTCTTTCTCATTTGTGGCCTTTAAGAAGAGTATGCTATGTCTTTCATATGTAGGTGGAAATACCTCGAGCTTTTGTATGTGCTGAAAGCAAGATCTTTGATGTGTCGGAATGGGCTACATGTCAGGTTAGTTAGTTTGTTACTTCTGCAAGCACTCGTCTGTATCTTCTCGTATGTTGAAGTACATGGAGACAAGCATTCGTACTTGCTAATTTGGTGGTAGTTACAGGGAATGTCTTGCAGAGCAAACACCCACAGGCCGAGTTTCCATGTAAACATGGTTGGATTGGAGAAGTCAACTCAGAGGTCTAACTCGAGCCGGTATCCATGGGATTTGGACGCTGAGATGACTGACGAAGAGGATGaatttgatatgtggctccagCAAGCCCTGGCGGCCGGACTGTTTTGTGAAACTTCAAAACGTAGGAAAAGCTGGAGTCCCTTCAATAAGAAAGGAAAAAATCAGTGGCGCAGATCATCTTAGAAGGGCAAGCTTTACTGTAGACTTGATTAATCGGCATCTATCTTGTTCCACCAACGCACGTCTCCATACAGTGTTGAATGAGGGCATCGCGCAAAGATTTGAGCAGGTGAGAATGTGGATCAAGAATGTGAGGACTGCTTTTCCTTGCAGGGTTCAGTTATGTAAATAACCAGGATTCGTCTAGTTTTTTTCGCATGTTACATGCCGGTTTTTGCAGCAATCTTGAGCTTAAGAATGAAATTTCGAGGTATAGCAGAACTGGTTTAATTTGCTGCAGTTTGTTTGTGTACACATTTGCTCACAAGTGTAACCACTTGAGCAGATGAAAATAAAGTGAATAGTAGAATTAGCATCTCTCAAATCTCACCCATATGCTGTATGTGTTATCAAAATTCTTTGATTTTATGATGATTTTTATCTCTGGTGATAAATATTTGGATTCCAGCAAAATCAGACTAtctttattagagcatccgcaatagcggacgtcggGGTGAACGTCCGACCGGCGTGCGCGACATCCATCCTGGACGTCTGCTATTTCGTCGTCAACGACGGACGCGGACGACCCTTGCGGACGAGAGGTCGTCTGTCGGTTTCTGCGGACGTCCGAATTTTCGTTTTTTtgaactctatatatacggcttgTTGCAAGctttgtatatacaatttttttaaaaaactctaacgcatgtattatcgtcgaaaatgaaggcctaaaataaaaatgtatcaTACCGCCGGGCTGGGGGCACTCCGCGCCCCCGGACCCTCGGCAAGGGGGCGTTGCCCCCCTTGATCCCCAGCGAGACCCCCGTTCGGCTAGTGGTAAactatacagattcaaggcataatatgtattttgtttgaattgtttttttggtgaactatgtatttttttaaaaatttaaatatgtatgcttttttgaaataaaatggttgcatttttcccatattcgtgttgaaattttaattccgtaattgTTAATTTgcgaatttgtgaattttgattATTGGGATATCCGCCGGGATGTCCGCTATTGGGgagtgagatgtccttatgacgtggtagAAGGTGTTTTGGGaagtccgccgggacatccgtcccgattgcggatgctcttaatgtgGAGTAAATACATTTTGGTTATGGTAATTTAAAAACTTTACACCTAAGATTAAGTTCTTTTATATACTTATCTCTCATCTATTTTCTGTGTATATCTATTTTTACATTATACTTTTATAATGAGTACATTACAAGAATTTTATGATTATTGTCTATCAATGTATTAAAACTATAACGTTTTGATGAGTAAATTGCAATTTTGTGCTGGATTATGAAGTGATAAGGAATAATTTCTACATGCGTGATAATGAAGTGATTTTTGGATTTTCAATTAGAATTTagaattaaaatattactatatcttaatatataaaaaaaagttggaaAGTTTGTAAATAAACTCAATTAGAAAGTAAAATTAGAAGTTTTAAAGAATAAAACAGGGATAAAATTAGAAACTATTAATGCATATTATTTGATATACTGTACTCCGTATAACTTATTTAGTTAAAATCTTTAATAGATATGcatcttaaataaaaaaaactctagGAAATTATATTGAAACATGATGTTTTAACATTTATACCCATATACTCCATGTATATGAGTCGAAATGTATGCtgataaatttcaaaataattaaagtatgaaAAGTACATAAAATTGATTTTGATGTCTGTAATTTGAAAACACGTCCACTTGAATTTAAGAATAATTTCCTTTATACTATAAAAGTTATATTAATAGCTAAAGTATTTCAATGGTAATAGTTGGAACTTGGAAAGAGTCACATATTGCTTAAGTATTTGTGGGGCTTTTCCCCTTAATCATATCCCACGACCAACCTTATCTGCAAATATTTATCACATTTCTTATTTTGTTACCTATGATTCattattttgtttctttccCATCAACAAGAATATTTTGCATTCTTGTGTTTATCGACTTGTTTTTATAGGGATACTGCATTTTTACATTTTCCTTAAAATAAGACCCTACAATCTTATACTCCTACGTTGTAGCCATATAGATCttcacattaatttatttatatcatCATATAGCCATTCTATATGTCACGTGTGTTAACCTAATAAGAAACTTTATCTATTATCTACTATGACACAAAATACTCGAATAATcgaatttaatcaaattaaaatattcGGTCCGATTTAGATAACCATTTTAAGAACTAAAATagactaaaaatacaaattgtaaTTAATGTGGTAATGTAGATATTTCACTAAAACgtacatattttatttaaatatttcttACCTAATAAATAAAGTAACAAAAAATATTTGTGATTTTTCAGTTATTCTGATTTTTCGTTTCAGTTCgaatttagttttaaatttttaaatttttagattcagatttttgaatattttgaattgagtcAGATCTATATTTGCACAAACTACAAATTAGATAAAAATTTAAtccgaaaaaattgaaatacacACCCCTAGCtattgtcatttttattttatactacgtACTTATAATGTGAAATGTCAGTTTAGTCTACGATGGACCGAACCAAATAGACATAATATTTTAGTCCAAAACACAAATAATGTTAACTCAAAAATCGAATAGATTGAACCGATTAAttgaaacattatttatttatttactgtCAAATAcctttgctttattttttatttgatgatcagatttgatgcttgcaaaatgTGTTTTGATTATTCTGAATGCTTACATAAAGATTGAATAATGTTAATCATTTATGTTAAATATGTGCCAAATTATTATCTTGCATAATGTAACTTATTAGATTCTATGCGTAAATCTATTATCTATGTTGAAACAACACTATCAAAATACGCGCTAAATATAGTAGTTTTAGAAAATtgaatatgttttttttgtaaCAAGATAGTAATAATTATCAAGGGAATTCATACAAATTAAAGTATTTCTCTAAAATGTTCTGGCTCAACACATAAAAATCAACAAGATAATTATACTGTTATATAAAGATTGGGaatagaattaaattattattgttatatTAGGGATGTTGATTGCAAGGGAAGGCAATTTGGTTGGGTTTAATTAGCAGCTTTCTGATTTTATGCTATCTGTTCAACCTCTTCTACTTGTCATTTCCTCTTTCAACTTTCAACTTTCAACTAACTATTTACCTTTTTGTTTAACATCTACAGTTAATAATAGTCGCACATTCATAAATTAACTTCAATCATCAATAATCCGGTTGAGCAATCCTACTTTCTTTTATTGGTGCAACCATTCATACATCCAAGCATTTTCGTTTCAATTAAATAGGAAAATCGTTTACAATTTATTACTACATGATAATTGATCTAGattgatttttaattaagtttaacaaaaaaatttattggaCTACCTTACCataatttcatatatataaTT
This DNA window, taken from Salvia splendens isolate huo1 unplaced genomic scaffold, SspV2 ctg281, whole genome shotgun sequence, encodes the following:
- the LOC121789581 gene encoding uncharacterized protein LOC121789581 codes for the protein MEDIGLFNQGLKWLQSKDCYSVARTAASCLRDKIGIFKERHWPMVCCGCAKFGRGLLFLLVYWKNCSISGFQSFAGLGSAALLVIMWSCFLSLTSMSCLLYVLLSMGAAGAAVQYLGYTPGLFIVGLFAILILWMYANFWITGALFIVGGYLFSLNHARLVVFMATLYSMYCVKSQVGWLGVFLAINLAFLSNDVLNYLIKWCDNLSESTHFEEHKEADSFTENDFCTKCDYSAPTEVETEEEKLKSCKSATKPASPSLIVEKPKEVASKAVVREDGSSQIEMQRILSSGNHYEALGFLRHKKIDVILLKKEYRKKAMLVHPDKNMGSPLASESFKKLQSAYEVLSDAVKKRDYDEQLKKEESKFVMQKSASTSYQTTDFCSEESRRIQCTKCGNSHIWVCTNRTKAKARWCQDCCQYHQAKDGDGWVENKGSLVFDRLQKVEIPRAFVCAESKIFDVSEWATCQGMSCRANTHRPSFHVNMVGLEKSTQRSNSSRYPWDLDAEMTDEEDEFDMWLQQALAAGLFCETSKRRKSWSPFNKKGKNQWRRSS